DNA sequence from the Pelecanus crispus isolate bPelCri1 chromosome 4, bPelCri1.pri, whole genome shotgun sequence genome:
CTGTTTCTGTTGTTGCACCCCCGCTTGCCTCCACGCACAAACACATGCATCTCTTCTCTGTCTTGTCAGTTTAGTTTTCTCGCAGCAAACAGACTGTCCTTGGGACAGCTGAATTTCCAGGAAGCCTGCCAGGGCATAGCCTTCGTCtccataaaaagaaatgaaatgggaaaaaaagaaagatattagATTCCCCCCAGAACGCCTCTCgtgctcctctcctcctcctcagtgGCATCTGCGCTCATTCAGCTTTCCAAGTGCTTTGGATAGGTTTGATGGGTGGGGTTGATCCTCCCTGGCTCCAGAGATGCActgtctttctgtctgtatttcCCTCCCACCCTTCTGTGGTAAATAAGAGCCTTGTGTTGCAATGTCAAGCAGTTCCTCTTTGTGAACTGGGATGACTGCAAACAGGGGATGGAGTCAGGCCCAAATATGGGTTTTCATCTGCACTTCTCAAAACTAAACATCTTGCTTCTGAGCTCACTTATAAGTTGTGCCTCTCCTCTGCTGACAGTGGGTTTTTACTCTTCTCTcgctcttccccagctcctcaACCAGCGATCTCTCTGGCTATGAGCATGGCTATCTGAGGAGAAGTCCTGACCAGTACAGTTCCCGGGGCAGCATGGAGAGCTTGGACCACTCCTCCCCTGGCTACCACCCTTGTCACCTGTCCCCGGCCAAATCCACCAACAGCATCGACCAGCTCTCCCACCTCCACAGCAAGAGAGACTCTGCCTACAGCTCCTTCTCCACCAACTCTAGCATCCCCGAGTATCCCGCTCCTCCATTCAGCAAGGAGCACTCCTGCTCCATGGACAGCATGCAGTCCCGAGGCGGCCTGCAGGAGGGGATGAGGCAAGCTGACATCAGGTACGTCAAGACAGTCTACGACGCCCAGCGAGGGATCTCCAAGGAGTATGAGGTGAAGTCTTCCACCTTGCTTCCGAGCTGCGAGGCCCGGGCCTTGCTGGACGCTCGCAGCCACGGCAGGCTCCACGGCTTTGGCCGGCACAACGCAGCTCCCTCCAGGGCGCAGCCAGGCCAGAGCTCCTCGGACAGCAAGAGCCAGCCCCCCAAGGGACCTCCCTTGCCTCCCACTCGCAGCGACAGCTACGCAGCCATCAGGCATCACGAGAGGCCCAGCTCATGCGCCGGCCTTGATCTGAACAAGCCTGGTCGAACGCAGCCGAAAGCGTCCTGGCCTCCGCTTGTCAGCACCCTATCCCAGGGACCGGTGCTGAAAGCCCCCTTTGGAGAAGGGCATCTGCACACCGTGGTGGAGAAGAGCCCAGAGAGCAGCCCCACCACGAAGCCCAAGCAGAGCTAttcccagccagcccagccggggcagcccctgctgcctACTGGTGTCTACCCGGTACCTTCCCCAGAGCCGCACTACGCCCAGGTGCCCCAGCCTTCTGCAAGCAGTAATGGGACGCTTTATCCAGCCCTGGCCAAAGAAAGCGGGTACTCTCCACCTCTTCCAGTCTCTTACGACAAGGCCGTagccagcagcaccctgggctTTGATGAGAATGGAAACCAAAGCACTACAAGCAGGGCAACCATCTTCTaccagcccccagcagctgaGAGAAAGCACGATGCTGCAGCAAAACTTCTCCAGCAAAAACCTCCTAGCACGGCAGGCCCAGAAACCTGCCTGACCACGTCGAGAAAGGAGGAGTTGTTATCCCCTTACAAGGTAACACACAGCAACCGAGAGACCTCAAGTACTGCAGAGGCCTCCAAACACAGTTTTcaagccccgcagccccagctgaGGGATGCTAGTGAGAGAAAAACCCATTACCAGCCCAAAGAGGACTGGACGGCTGAATCCCAGGAGGACAAAAACGGCAACGCACAGATAAACGAGAGACACGCTGCTGCTCACCACCAGTGGGGTCACAGCAAGGCCAAGCAGTATGGCTTCTCCTCCTTGCAGAACATCCCAGACAGCTCCAGGAGGCAAAGCAGCTCGGAGCTAAAAGAGATGCAGCCAGGCGAGGGCTATCCCAACACCAAACTGTCCTTCTTGAACAGCAGCAGTAAAGAGGAGAAGGATCACAGGGGACAGGGGCACAAACAGCGGAGTGATGTGGACCCACAGGCCTTTGCGAGGCAGGCGGAGGAGGGCACGAGTGTGACTCCCTTCCATGCTGCTGAGCCGAAGTGCGAAGAGCCCCCTTCTCCGCAGCAGCCAAAACCCTCTGATTTCGGGAGGAGCCGGCTCAGCTCTAGTGGCACCCAAAGCTTTCCCTACGGCAAACCAGACGCCAGCAAGCCCCGCTGCTCGGTGCTGGAGAAGGTCAGCAAGTTTGAGCAGCGAGAGCAAAGCACTCACCAGCCCCAGAGTGCCGGCGTTCCCAGCTTCGGCCAGCACTACGGGCCGAGCAGGACGAGCCAGCCCTCCAGCGCGAGGTGCTCTCTGCACAGCCCGGAGGACATACGGAGCAGGCTCCACGAGCCCGGCCAGCTGCCCAGTGAGCCGGGCAGGGTCTCCAGCCCCTCCGTCAGGAACGGGAAGCTAGAAGAGGCTGACTGGCGCCCCGTAGAGCTGCAGATGGCAGCTTCGGTGAAGCAGGCAAGACCCAGCGAATACTACAGCCTGTGTCCTGAAAATGAGGCACACGTAAGGGCGGCTCAGCTACCAAGGAGTAAAAGCACATTCCAGCTGGGAGGTGAGCCTGAGAAGGAGATCCTCTGGAAGGATAACGTCCAGGATGCCCACGGGTCGCAGCTGGACACACCATTTAACAGGGCCTACAGGAACAGCATTAAAGATGCTCAGTCCAGGGTGCTGAGGGCCACTTCCTTCCGTCGCATCAGCCCCCCGTTCGGGAGCGCACCCAAGAGGACGACCCAGAGGCCTGCCTCGGCCCACGTGGGCGTGAGGAGCATGGCGCCGTCTCCCCACACCCCGAAGGAGAGGCACAGTGTCACGCCAACAGAAGGCAGCCTCTCCGCCCTGGACTACTCCAAGACACAGCACGTCTTGCGCATCGGGGGCCGAAAGCGGCTGACGGCAGAGCAGAAGAAGCGGTCTTACTCGGAGCCGGAGAAGATGAACGAGGTGGGCATCTCTGATGGGGAGCCATCGCCTCTCTCCTTCCAGAAGAAAGGTATCCATTTTGTCTTTCCAGAGAATACGGTGGCTGACCGGCGTAAGATCTTCGAAAGGGACAGCAAAGCTTCTTCCACAGCTAGCCTCTCCAAGCCAGAGCTCAAGCAACTCCAGCAGAACGCGCTCGCCGACTACATCGAGCGCAAAACAGGGAGACGGCCATCCTCGCAAGATGTCGGACTGCTGAGGGAGCGCTCCCACAACTCCTACCTACAGGCAGGTGGCCCAGACAGCCAGAGCCTTTCCTCCGCCTCCAGCATGAATTCCCTCCAGGACCAGAACCTTTACTGCCGGAGAGAGTCCATAGAGCGGATATCCAGGACGGGGCGGATATCTTCTACCCTTCCTCCTGGGCTGATGAGCTGCTTTGACACCAGTGGAGATGAGAAGAAAGGGCACCAGGACAGCTCGGTCACGAGCCGACCGAAAACAGAGAGGTGCCGGGATTACAGAGCCAAAACGGAACTCACGAAAGGCACGCAGACGGA
Encoded proteins:
- the SHROOM3 gene encoding LOW QUALITY PROTEIN: protein Shroom3 (The sequence of the model RefSeq protein was modified relative to this genomic sequence to represent the inferred CDS: inserted 2 bases in 1 codon); amino-acid sequence: MRMLDNINTSISPSESSITHKGRYIYLEALLHGGAPWGFTLKGGLEHGEPLIISKIEEGGKADSLPSKLQAGDEVVNINEVELSSSRREAISLVKGSYKKLKLVVRRDTHAAKGCXNLSPSPLAADCVTTDFQPSKTTWSGGVKLRLKTRRSETPGRPHSWHSTKLVETQPDPSMMQISQGMLGTPWHQPYHSSSSTSDLSGYEHGYLRRSPDQYSSRGSMESLDHSSPGYHPCHLSPAKSTNSIDQLSHLHSKRDSAYSSFSTNSSIPEYPAPPFSKEHSCSMDSMQSRGGLQEGMRQADIRYVKTVYDAQRGISKEYEVKSSTLLPSCEARALLDARSHGRLHGFGRHNAAPSRAQPGQSSSDSKSQPPKGPPLPPTRSDSYAAIRHHERPSSCAGLDLNKPGRTQPKASWPPLVSTLSQGPVLKAPFGEGHLHTVVEKSPESSPTTKPKQSYSQPAQPGQPLLPTGVYPVPSPEPHYAQVPQPSASSNGTLYPALAKESGYSPPLPVSYDKAVASSTLGFDENGNQSTTSRATIFYQPPAAERKHDAAAKLLQQKPPSTAGPETCLTTSRKEELLSPYKVTHSNRETSSTAEASKHSFQAPQPQLRDASERKTHYQPKEDWTAESQEDKNGNAQINERHAAAHHQWGHSKAKQYGFSSLQNIPDSSRRQSSSELKEMQPGEGYPNTKLSFLNSSSKEEKDHRGQGHKQRSDVDPQAFARQAEEGTSVTPFHAAEPKCEEPPSPQQPKPSDFGRSRLSSSGTQSFPYGKPDASKPRCSVLEKVSKFEQREQSTHQPQSAGVPSFGQHYGPSRTSQPSSARCSLHSPEDIRSRLHEPGQLPSEPGRVSSPSVRNGKLEEADWRPVELQMAASVKQARPSEYYSLCPENEAHVRAAQLPRSKSTFQLGGEPEKEILWKDNVQDAHGSQLDTPFNRAYRNSIKDAQSRVLRATSFRRISPPFGSAPKRTTQRPASAHVGVRSMAPSPHTPKERHSVTPTEGSLSALDYSKTQHVLRIGGRKRLTAEQKKRSYSEPEKMNEVGISDGEPSPLSFQKKGIHFVFPENTVADRRKIFERDSKASSTASLSKPELKQLQQNALADYIERKTGRRPSSQDVGLLRERSHNSYLQAGGPDSQSLSSASSMNSLQDQNLYCRRESIERISRTGRISSTLPPGLMSCFDTSGDEKKGHQDSSVTSRPKTERCRDYRAKTELTKGTQTDPLGMQGQPRYGKQEQVFETPSTARKSGKSVSVEDLLDRYDNQTVPVHVRSRSSPTADKKHQDLLRRESSEFGPTVRDPFDVVSARARSFSKKERSHSEKMAFTSYYPHPHPSSEVVTGSTTLTENHKLSELSRPDSRTSAFVPSPTEARSQYPEQKQGFKPLFLNLTPSGSGQSSSNTPTQTPSDFQSAGDGQTLRQQHAKRDAVPPEGSGDIQAQSLDAVQDRSPETPTEEMMWRRKAGLLHRSLLPKVVWAHSVKDNSYPRAMVFSPAAGPKFFQRWQSLPTQSSTSSDPESPSAQGTTHLRISESGPQLTPPPLLQDDEDDEVFVMPSQPGVVAPSFSPPLPSHPLPELSSCTSANSTEEFPPPPPPAVLEGNGAAGDKSTRLTEEAKVSSFKSFPKDLAEREITGLGTSSSENNWPLSPPASKRTSSPSAVDKQHQVPAASEGPQSADRQPLTQPEGNHREPAVITGESENGNLDSRTLSAAPPVKTKTPEDIKSEALAKEIVHKDKSLADILDPDSKMKTTMDLMEGLFPSGTSLLKENNMKRKMTQKTASRTVVEDDTREEKEAPVILVTCPAYYSVSAPKAELLNKIKDLPEEAGEEEELLDINEKKAELIGSLTHKLEILKEAKEGLLADIKMNNALGEEVELLISNLCKPNEFDKYKMFIGDLDKVVNLLLSLSGRLARVENVLSSLGENANSEERSSLNEKRKLLAGQHEDARELKENLDRRERVVLEILGNYLSEEQLQDYQHFVKMKSALLIEQRELDDKIKLGQEQLKCLMESLPTDFTPRDATAAAALAAALATSARASGKTPPAVSSSL